From a region of the Paenibacillus lutimineralis genome:
- the guaA gene encoding glutamine-hydrolyzing GMP synthase: MNKPNEIIVVLDFGGQYNQLIARRIRDLGVYSELLPYNTPVERLRELAPRGIVFSGGPASVYAEDAPHIDTAIYDIGVPIFGICYGMQLMAQQLGGKVERANKREYGKSEVDFDRNLALVKGLDTKQTLWMSHGDHVTQLPEGFALAGSTGSAPIAAFVNNEREMYGVQFHPEVRHSVHGNEMIKNFLYEVCKCEGNWSMETFIEDTIQDIRNQVGDKKVLCALSGGVDSSVVAMLIHKAIGDQLTCMFIDHGLLRKGEAEGVMETFVGKFDMKVVKIDARERFLSKLAGVDDPEQKRKIIGNEFIYVFDEESSKFDDFRFLAQGTLYTDIVESGTATAQTIKSHHNVGGLPEDMKFELIEPLKALFKDEVRKVGEECGLPKEIVWRQPFPGPGLAIRVLGEVTEDKLKIVRDSDYILREEIVNAGLDREIWQYFTALPNMKSVGVMGDERTYSYTVGIRAVTSIDGMTADWARIPWDILEKISVRIVNEVENVNRIVYDVTSKPPATIEWE; the protein is encoded by the coding sequence ATGAATAAGCCAAATGAAATCATTGTCGTTCTGGATTTTGGAGGACAATATAACCAACTAATCGCTAGACGGATTCGCGACCTGGGCGTGTACAGCGAATTGTTGCCATATAATACCCCGGTGGAGCGTCTTCGCGAGCTGGCGCCGAGGGGTATCGTGTTCTCGGGCGGACCAGCTAGTGTATATGCAGAAGATGCTCCACATATCGATACGGCTATTTATGACATCGGTGTGCCGATCTTCGGAATCTGCTACGGTATGCAATTGATGGCACAGCAGCTTGGAGGCAAGGTTGAGCGGGCGAACAAACGTGAGTACGGTAAATCTGAAGTTGACTTTGATCGTAATCTGGCTCTAGTTAAGGGACTGGATACGAAACAGACGCTATGGATGAGCCATGGGGATCATGTTACGCAATTGCCAGAGGGCTTTGCGCTAGCAGGTTCGACAGGGTCCGCACCGATCGCCGCTTTCGTTAATAACGAGCGTGAAATGTACGGAGTTCAATTCCATCCAGAAGTTCGTCACTCCGTACACGGGAATGAGATGATTAAGAACTTCCTGTACGAAGTATGTAAATGTGAGGGCAACTGGTCCATGGAGACCTTCATTGAGGATACCATTCAGGATATCCGCAACCAGGTTGGCGACAAGAAGGTCCTGTGCGCATTGAGCGGCGGGGTAGATTCCTCTGTTGTAGCTATGCTGATTCATAAAGCGATCGGTGATCAGCTTACTTGTATGTTCATCGACCATGGCTTGCTCCGTAAAGGTGAAGCTGAGGGCGTTATGGAGACCTTTGTTGGCAAGTTCGATATGAAGGTTGTCAAGATTGATGCCCGCGAACGCTTCCTTTCGAAGCTCGCAGGAGTAGATGACCCTGAGCAAAAACGCAAAATTATCGGTAACGAGTTCATTTACGTATTTGACGAAGAATCCAGCAAATTTGATGACTTTAGGTTCTTGGCTCAAGGTACGCTGTACACGGATATTGTCGAGAGCGGTACGGCGACTGCGCAAACGATCAAGTCCCACCACAACGTTGGCGGCTTGCCGGAGGACATGAAGTTCGAGTTAATTGAACCGCTGAAGGCTCTGTTTAAGGATGAAGTCCGTAAAGTTGGCGAAGAGTGCGGCCTGCCTAAGGAAATCGTGTGGAGACAGCCGTTCCCAGGTCCAGGTCTGGCCATTCGCGTATTAGGTGAAGTAACGGAGGATAAACTGAAGATCGTTCGTGATTCCGACTATATCCTGCGTGAAGAGATTGTCAATGCTGGTCTTGACCGCGAAATCTGGCAATACTTCACCGCTCTGCCTAACATGAAGAGTGTAGGCGTAATGGGCGACGAGCGCACCTACTCCTATACGGTAGGTATCCGCGCCGTAACTTCCATTGACGGCATGACCGCCGACTGGGCTCGTATCCCTTGGGATATTCTTGAGAAGATCTCTGTTCGTATCGTCAACGAGGTAGAGAATGTCAACCGCATTGTGTATGACGTTACTTCCAAACCGCCTGCAACGATTGAGTGGGAATAA
- a CDS encoding GyrI-like domain-containing protein, producing the protein MELYILESTRTNNFTDPDMYSKITGIWQNVQGQPEVANTVIYGVYHNYESNYKGDYDLSIATSSFTTTKKLTVSEQGYKIFKVDRSKENGVFETWQQIWALEESGELDRAYTFDYEKYDVSGEIEIFIGVI; encoded by the coding sequence ATGGAACTATACATTTTGGAAAGTACCCGCACGAATAATTTTACGGACCCTGACATGTACTCTAAAATTACGGGGATATGGCAGAACGTACAAGGTCAGCCCGAAGTGGCTAATACGGTGATATACGGCGTGTACCACAATTATGAGAGTAACTACAAGGGTGATTACGACCTTTCGATCGCAACCTCTTCTTTCACTACAACCAAGAAGCTTACAGTTTCGGAACAAGGCTATAAAATTTTCAAAGTAGACCGTTCCAAAGAGAATGGTGTATTCGAAACATGGCAGCAGATTTGGGCGTTAGAGGAGAGTGGGGAGTTAGATAGAGCTTACACATTCGATTATGAAAAATACGATGTAAGTGGGGAGATCGAAATCTTCATTGGCGTTATATAG
- a CDS encoding NCS2 family permease: MDRFFKLKEHGTTVKTEIIAGITTFMTMAYILFVNTLFLGPNGAGIPADGVFFATTVGAGLITIIMGLFVNIPIALAPGMGLNAYFMTVVLSSGGEITWQAALGAVFISGIIFIILTITKVRQLLLVAVPQSLKAAITVGIGLFVASLGLKMSNLIAANLSGVEDASVTIPGSSINFAFGDFVHSHDVQLTLIGLILIAILMAMRVKGALLIGIVATTLIGIPMGVTDVSGLSHATWFPNLSDLAVGKLDIAGALKLGLLEIVFVFTFVELFDTFGTLVGTATRAGLMEDKEKGEKMIGKAMLVDAVGVSTGAVLGTSTITSFVESTAGVAEGGRTGLTSVTTGILFICALFIAPLAGVVPSAATAPALITVGVLMMGQVKSIEWDDFLYAFPAFLTIILMPFTGSIANGISAGIVSYVILAVFSNLVNKNKVKIHWLMWILTVLILCRYIFLGGE; the protein is encoded by the coding sequence ATGGATCGGTTCTTTAAGCTTAAGGAACACGGAACAACTGTAAAAACTGAAATCATCGCGGGTATTACGACATTTATGACGATGGCCTACATTCTATTCGTCAATACGTTGTTCCTTGGTCCTAATGGAGCTGGTATTCCTGCAGACGGTGTTTTCTTCGCAACTACAGTAGGGGCAGGCCTTATTACGATCATTATGGGATTGTTCGTCAATATTCCAATCGCACTTGCGCCTGGTATGGGTCTTAACGCGTACTTCATGACCGTTGTCCTTAGCTCTGGTGGAGAAATTACTTGGCAAGCCGCTCTTGGCGCAGTATTTATTTCCGGTATCATTTTTATAATCCTCACGATTACGAAGGTTCGTCAATTGCTGCTCGTTGCAGTTCCACAAAGTCTTAAAGCCGCCATCACAGTTGGTATTGGCTTGTTCGTAGCAAGCCTCGGTTTGAAAATGAGTAATTTGATCGCCGCGAACTTATCAGGAGTTGAAGATGCATCGGTTACGATTCCTGGTAGCAGCATTAACTTTGCTTTTGGCGATTTTGTTCATAGTCATGATGTTCAATTGACATTAATCGGTTTGATCCTGATTGCTATTCTGATGGCAATGCGAGTAAAAGGTGCTCTATTAATAGGTATCGTGGCAACAACTTTGATTGGTATTCCAATGGGAGTTACAGACGTTAGCGGTTTATCGCATGCAACTTGGTTTCCTAACCTGAGCGACCTAGCAGTCGGTAAACTTGATATCGCAGGTGCGTTAAAGCTCGGCTTGCTCGAAATTGTATTCGTCTTTACTTTTGTTGAATTGTTCGATACTTTCGGTACTCTCGTTGGTACAGCTACACGGGCAGGGTTAATGGAAGATAAGGAAAAAGGCGAGAAGATGATTGGTAAGGCGATGCTAGTGGACGCGGTTGGCGTTAGTACGGGGGCTGTGCTTGGTACAAGTACGATCACTTCCTTCGTAGAAAGTACGGCAGGCGTTGCTGAAGGTGGACGTACAGGTCTGACTTCCGTAACTACAGGGATTTTGTTCATCTGTGCATTGTTCATTGCACCGCTGGCTGGAGTAGTTCCATCTGCTGCTACGGCTCCGGCATTGATTACAGTTGGTGTATTGATGATGGGCCAAGTGAAGTCGATTGAATGGGATGATTTCCTGTATGCATTCCCGGCGTTCCTGACCATTATCCTAATGCCGTTCACCGGAAGTATTGCTAACGGAATCTCGGCAGGTATCGTATCTTACGTAATTCTTGCTGTATTCAGCAACTTGGTTAACAAGAACAAAGTTAAGATTCACTGGTTAATGTGGATTCTGACAGTATTGATTCTTTGCCGCTATATTTTCCTCGGTGGTGAGTAA
- a CDS encoding 23S rRNA (pseudouridine(1915)-N(3))-methyltransferase RlmH, whose translation MATADTNSGRVGKLKEKYWIDGVAEYAKHLGAYASVDIRELPDEKTPDSMSPTEEKQVRVRHRHNLMLRPKNMLYKSAISSR comes from the coding sequence GTGGCAACAGCTGATACAAATTCAGGTCGTGTCGGGAAGCTGAAGGAGAAGTATTGGATAGACGGCGTCGCGGAGTATGCGAAGCACCTGGGCGCTTACGCGAGTGTGGATATTCGCGAGTTGCCGGACGAGAAAACGCCGGACTCTATGAGCCCGACGGAGGAAAAGCAGGTTCGCGTACGCCACAGACATAACCTAATGTTACGGCCAAAAAATATGTTATATAAATCGGCAATTTCAAGCCGTTAG
- a CDS encoding YwbE family protein: protein MVGSGRTRSNVRPGLEVEIVLKKDQRTGALTRGIVKDILTNSPTHPHGIKVRLQDGQVGRVQAIIGAGSNSSDTSGNS, encoded by the coding sequence ATGGTAGGAAGCGGCAGAACCCGGAGCAACGTGCGTCCGGGGCTGGAAGTCGAAATCGTATTGAAGAAGGACCAACGGACCGGCGCGCTCACGCGCGGGATCGTGAAGGATATATTGACGAATTCGCCGACGCATCCGCACGGCATTAAAGTCCGGCTACAGGACGGACAGGTCGGCCGGGTGCAGGCGATCATCGGAGCTGGATCAAACTCCAGCGATACCAGTGGCAACAGCTGA
- a CDS encoding PepSY domain-containing protein: MKKTRTLHLWIGLICSIFILLQSITGIHLLNEGLFMGDREGGEPPDFAQMLQQQSPDASGAERTDFRGRFPVGPDGGEGAGFGSGTPSSVVL; encoded by the coding sequence ATGAAAAAAACGCGCACGCTGCATTTATGGATCGGATTGATCTGCTCCATCTTCATCTTGCTTCAGTCTATTACCGGCATTCACTTGCTGAATGAAGGATTGTTTATGGGCGACCGCGAAGGCGGAGAGCCTCCTGATTTCGCCCAAATGCTGCAGCAGCAATCACCGGATGCCTCGGGGGCGGAGCGGACCGACTTCAGAGGCAGATTTCCGGTGGGGCCGGACGGCGGCGAAGGGGCTGGTTTCGGTTCTGGGACACCATCATCCGTTGTCTTGTGA
- a CDS encoding glycoside hydrolase family 88/105 protein, with translation MNIESIRAFVSYKALLVLCYDFRRYQYFRKSQAGLLTEGRSDQIGDGSVMTKLHESIYDKTGADIPCALQTLANRYVADNPAEPYRYRAFNREGMQRANDFRYVFNLGERFPEAEIGQISYAWGMMWCDHPNTEMTWLTTAWGPLEVFVNGHSIYRSLPGDERPKVKRECRALLNTGWNDIVLKFTKTRAGFGGLFGTTSSKWVIFNSIIASRERSGQEGWLFSKPLDEAVEELPVAGQSEFAGAMQWYPNLDWTEEQKQMTSLERLYGSPDGLTAFAWSKFHANNVASRIYRIIGNSLGPTVLFIDGVEKYRCEQAGSFDLEMELSYGPHQLVIRDAAASSWGSTVTVMSGDETVLLEQPVPVHGYSGAWLYLGPFADQYIPDITELIELHRVHEDGGQGTYWRGDMPGTWIRPYLEAPLFGKWNYPVGVTLYGLAQMGRTLERPDLVAYAADHVAQTVRWYSYTKWDYEQYKGTGINQSIADIDSLDDCGSFGSTMLELYRDHKQISGVEDLAGVIGTHMSEAQERLPDGAFYRKHGQGEDTMWADDLYMSVPFLCRYYELTGNEKYINDAARQFLLFREYLYIPEEKLMSHVYDFEQGLATGVPWGRGNGWVLFSLSELLSVLPEEHPEREKLLGMFRTLSAGYLAHQSEEGLWRQVINEPDAYLETSCTAMFIYAYARGVRNGWLNDKASYSNSAIQAWSGLTRHSIDARGNLYGVCRGSGYSHSSRYYKYDLLPQLNDTHGIGIVMLAGVELLRLIEWLQIP, from the coding sequence ATGAATATTGAAAGTATTCGCGCATTTGTCTCCTATAAAGCGTTGTTGGTGCTATGTTACGATTTCCGTAGATATCAATATTTTAGAAAATCGCAGGCTGGCTTGCTGACGGAGGGCCGGTCCGATCAGATAGGAGACGGAAGTGTGATGACAAAATTGCATGAGAGTATTTACGACAAGACCGGCGCCGATATTCCTTGCGCACTGCAAACACTGGCAAATCGTTACGTAGCCGATAATCCGGCTGAGCCTTACCGGTATCGTGCCTTTAACCGCGAAGGCATGCAGCGTGCTAATGACTTTCGTTATGTGTTTAACTTGGGTGAGCGGTTCCCTGAGGCTGAGATTGGACAAATTTCCTACGCGTGGGGCATGATGTGGTGCGATCATCCGAACACGGAGATGACTTGGCTCACTACAGCTTGGGGACCGCTCGAGGTATTTGTTAATGGCCACAGTATTTACCGGTCCTTGCCGGGCGATGAGCGGCCGAAGGTGAAACGGGAATGTCGCGCTTTACTTAACACAGGCTGGAATGATATTGTGCTGAAATTTACGAAGACGCGGGCTGGCTTTGGAGGTCTCTTCGGCACAACAAGCAGCAAATGGGTGATTTTCAATTCGATCATTGCCTCCCGCGAGAGAAGCGGCCAAGAAGGGTGGTTATTCAGCAAGCCACTCGATGAAGCCGTAGAAGAACTGCCGGTTGCTGGACAATCGGAATTTGCAGGAGCAATGCAATGGTATCCGAATCTAGACTGGACGGAAGAACAGAAGCAGATGACATCGCTGGAGAGATTATACGGCAGCCCAGACGGATTAACAGCCTTCGCTTGGTCGAAATTCCATGCGAATAATGTGGCAAGTCGAATTTATCGCATTATAGGTAACAGCTTAGGTCCTACAGTTCTGTTCATAGATGGCGTGGAGAAGTACCGCTGCGAACAAGCTGGAAGTTTCGATCTGGAGATGGAATTGTCCTATGGTCCGCATCAATTAGTGATTCGCGATGCTGCGGCTTCTTCCTGGGGTTCGACAGTAACCGTAATGTCGGGGGATGAGACTGTTCTGCTGGAGCAGCCAGTCCCTGTTCACGGATATTCGGGGGCATGGTTGTATTTAGGTCCGTTTGCAGATCAATATATCCCCGATATAACTGAGCTGATAGAGCTGCATCGCGTTCACGAGGATGGCGGACAAGGGACTTACTGGCGTGGAGATATGCCTGGAACCTGGATCCGGCCTTATCTGGAGGCTCCGCTATTTGGAAAGTGGAATTACCCTGTTGGTGTAACGCTGTACGGATTGGCACAGATGGGCAGAACGCTGGAACGTCCTGATCTCGTAGCATATGCCGCAGACCACGTCGCTCAGACTGTAAGATGGTATTCCTATACCAAGTGGGACTATGAACAGTACAAAGGTACAGGGATTAATCAATCCATTGCAGATATCGACAGCCTGGACGATTGTGGTTCTTTCGGTTCTACCATGCTTGAACTGTACCGGGATCATAAGCAGATAAGCGGGGTAGAGGATCTAGCCGGAGTCATCGGAACTCATATGAGCGAGGCGCAGGAGCGGCTACCTGATGGAGCGTTCTATCGCAAGCATGGTCAAGGGGAGGATACGATGTGGGCGGATGACCTCTATATGAGCGTCCCTTTCCTATGTCGTTACTATGAACTAACCGGCAATGAGAAGTATATCAATGATGCGGCGAGACAATTTCTGCTGTTCCGAGAGTACTTATATATTCCTGAGGAAAAGCTGATGTCCCATGTGTACGATTTTGAGCAGGGTTTAGCGACAGGAGTGCCTTGGGGTCGCGGAAATGGCTGGGTATTGTTCTCCTTGTCCGAGCTTCTGAGCGTTCTGCCAGAGGAACACCCGGAACGGGAAAAATTGCTGGGAATGTTCCGTACATTAAGCGCTGGCTATCTTGCTCATCAAAGCGAGGAGGGGCTATGGCGCCAAGTAATCAATGAACCGGATGCTTACCTGGAGACATCCTGCACAGCGATGTTTATCTATGCTTATGCACGTGGTGTACGAAATGGCTGGCTGAACGATAAGGCCTCTTATTCCAACAGCGCTATTCAAGCCTGGAGCGGCCTGACTCGGCACAGTATCGATGCACGTGGAAATCTATACGGAGTATGCCGCGGTTCAGGCTATTCACATTCCAGTCGATACTACAAGTATGATTTGCTGCCGCAGCTCAATGACACACATGGGATCGGCATCGTTATGCTGGCCGGCGTGGAATTGCTGCGATTGATCGAATGGCTACAAATACCATAG
- a CDS encoding EamA family transporter has translation MKYLLSVFIGASSYGILSTIVVLAYGHGYQLGEVVGTQLLTGCILAWMLALYTKLKERRKLREEQGKPGGSVNATADASSKLTWKQRLLLMLVGTPTAITGLVYYHSLQYIPASLAIILLFQFTWITVLIQAIIKRQRPNRVTLFTLVLLFGGTLLAAGLTGQAGGRFSAIGITFGLLAAVSYSMFVLFSGKAMTSIKPVYRSAWMITGGLVLVFILFPPHFLFNGLLWSQLLVFGFLLGFFGAFIPPVLFAIGVPHIGEDMAGILGAVELPVAVLLSSLVLHEQVTMLQWIGVIVVLLGVIFPQLTKLRMRATGERRLT, from the coding sequence ATGAAGTACTTATTATCCGTATTTATCGGTGCTAGCAGTTATGGCATATTGTCGACCATAGTTGTACTTGCCTACGGACATGGCTACCAGCTTGGTGAAGTGGTAGGCACCCAACTGCTGACAGGCTGCATTCTAGCATGGATGCTGGCTCTATATACCAAGCTTAAAGAGAGACGCAAGCTGCGGGAAGAACAGGGTAAGCCAGGAGGCTCCGTGAATGCAACAGCAGATGCCTCGTCGAAGCTGACCTGGAAGCAGAGATTGCTGCTTATGTTAGTCGGAACACCTACCGCCATAACGGGCCTAGTATATTATCATTCATTGCAATATATCCCGGCATCATTGGCAATTATATTATTATTCCAATTCACATGGATTACCGTGTTGATTCAAGCGATCATCAAGCGCCAACGTCCTAATAGGGTTACGCTGTTCACACTTGTATTACTGTTTGGTGGAACACTGCTGGCCGCTGGGCTAACGGGGCAGGCAGGAGGCCGGTTCTCTGCAATCGGGATCACATTCGGATTACTCGCGGCCGTGAGCTACTCCATGTTTGTTCTCTTTAGCGGTAAGGCGATGACATCGATTAAACCAGTTTATCGCAGTGCCTGGATGATTACGGGTGGACTCGTGCTAGTCTTTATACTATTCCCACCGCATTTCTTGTTTAATGGTCTGCTGTGGAGCCAGTTGTTGGTGTTCGGGTTCCTGCTCGGTTTCTTCGGAGCATTCATACCTCCCGTATTGTTCGCGATTGGCGTACCTCATATCGGCGAGGATATGGCCGGGATTCTAGGAGCAGTTGAGCTTCCAGTCGCGGTATTGCTCTCTTCTCTGGTTCTCCATGAGCAGGTGACGATGCTGCAATGGATAGGCGTTATTGTTGTTCTGCTCGGCGTCATCTTCCCTCAGCTCACTAAGCTAAGAATGAGAGCCACGGGCGAGAGACGGTTGACATAA
- a CDS encoding zinc ribbon domain-containing protein has product MGIFDKLKDGAAKAADLAKDSVEIAKINSQISSKRKEIEKSYLLIGKEVYEAYTKKQLDTLESLVQEQSNLIHGLEEEVEQLEYKIREIKDEKECVCGRVVPMDTKFCPSCGHQFEEITKLVPVEEEAASEVLVIQKHCGTCHTVVNETDLFCEKCGNRLAP; this is encoded by the coding sequence GTGGGGATCTTTGATAAATTGAAGGATGGCGCAGCCAAAGCGGCAGACTTGGCCAAGGATTCTGTGGAGATTGCCAAGATCAATTCGCAAATCTCCAGCAAGCGGAAAGAAATTGAAAAGAGCTATTTATTGATCGGTAAAGAGGTCTACGAAGCTTATACCAAAAAACAGCTGGATACGCTTGAGTCCCTCGTACAGGAGCAGAGCAATTTGATCCATGGACTTGAGGAAGAAGTCGAGCAATTGGAATATAAGATTAGAGAGATTAAGGATGAGAAGGAATGTGTCTGTGGCAGAGTGGTGCCTATGGATACGAAATTCTGCCCCTCCTGTGGACACCAATTCGAGGAGATTACCAAGTTAGTTCCTGTCGAAGAAGAGGCCGCTAGTGAGGTGCTTGTCATTCAGAAGCATTGCGGCACCTGCCATACTGTTGTGAATGAGACGGATCTTTTTTGCGAGAAGTGCGGAAATCGGTTAGCCCCTTAG
- a CDS encoding formate--tetrahydrofolate ligase: MKPIINVAKSFGIDEKYLELYGKYKCKIDLQIREDLRDRPDGKLVLVTAMNPTPAGEGKTLTTIGLSQALNAIGIPTIAALREPSLGPCFGMKGGATGSGKAEILPAEDINLHFTGDIHAITAAHNLLSAMIENHIYHGNKLQIDTQKIVWKHAMDMNDRSLRRIVCGIGDGNGSVHESGFMITTASEIMAVLCLSEDLSDLRQRLGRIIAAYNMAGEAVTAEQIGAVDSMTVLLKDAIKPNMVQTAEGTPVFVHGGPFANIAHGCSSVIGTKTALKLADIVVTEAGFGADLGAEKFFDIKCRQSRLDPAAAVLVVTIKALKYNGGVSKNELDDLNVAALQAGLANMERHIENIRKFRVPVMVAINHFAHDHDEEVAFVVDHCRRLGVRAEVSDVWAEGGAGGQRIAETLRDILQNETSSFAPLYTNDSSLMDKIETIIRQIYRGAGAHLTPSAFKKLEQIEHLGYSNMPVCMAKTPYSFSDQPALLGAPEGFTVQVKDITLSAGAGFVVVHTGNIVTMPGLPKVPAAERIYLDESGKVNGLV; the protein is encoded by the coding sequence ATGAAGCCTATTATAAACGTAGCCAAATCTTTTGGAATCGATGAGAAATATCTTGAACTGTACGGAAAATATAAATGCAAGATTGACCTGCAAATACGAGAGGATCTACGGGACCGTCCAGACGGTAAGCTAGTGCTCGTGACAGCGATGAACCCTACGCCTGCCGGGGAAGGGAAGACGCTGACGACGATCGGTCTTTCCCAAGCGTTAAATGCTATCGGCATTCCTACGATCGCTGCGCTTAGAGAGCCATCCCTCGGCCCTTGCTTCGGTATGAAGGGTGGGGCGACTGGTAGTGGCAAGGCGGAAATTTTGCCGGCTGAAGATATTAATTTGCATTTTACCGGGGATATTCATGCCATCACTGCAGCGCATAACCTGCTGTCTGCAATGATCGAGAATCATATCTATCACGGAAATAAGCTGCAGATCGATACGCAGAAAATTGTATGGAAGCATGCGATGGATATGAATGACCGCAGCCTGCGGCGAATTGTGTGTGGCATTGGCGACGGTAATGGAAGCGTGCATGAATCTGGCTTTATGATCACGACAGCCTCAGAAATTATGGCCGTTCTCTGCTTAAGCGAGGATCTATCGGATCTCAGACAGCGGCTCGGGCGGATTATTGCTGCCTATAATATGGCGGGAGAGGCGGTCACGGCGGAGCAGATCGGTGCTGTCGATTCTATGACCGTACTGCTGAAGGATGCCATCAAGCCGAATATGGTGCAGACCGCAGAAGGAACTCCTGTCTTCGTTCATGGCGGCCCATTCGCCAACATTGCCCACGGTTGCAGCAGCGTGATCGGTACCAAGACGGCACTGAAGCTAGCAGATATTGTGGTGACCGAAGCAGGATTCGGTGCTGATCTAGGGGCAGAGAAGTTTTTTGATATCAAATGTCGCCAGTCCAGACTTGACCCAGCCGCAGCAGTGCTTGTGGTGACGATTAAGGCACTGAAATATAACGGTGGAGTATCCAAGAATGAATTAGATGACCTGAACGTAGCTGCGCTTCAGGCTGGACTCGCCAATATGGAGCGGCATATTGAGAATATCCGCAAATTCAGGGTGCCTGTTATGGTCGCTATTAACCACTTTGCACATGATCATGACGAGGAAGTAGCGTTTGTCGTTGATCACTGCCGCCGTCTTGGGGTGAGAGCTGAGGTATCTGATGTGTGGGCGGAAGGTGGCGCTGGTGGCCAGCGGATAGCCGAGACACTACGGGATATTTTGCAGAATGAGACGAGCAGCTTCGCCCCTCTATACACGAATGACAGCAGCCTAATGGATAAAATAGAGACGATCATCCGTCAAATTTACCGTGGTGCCGGGGCACACCTGACTCCATCCGCTTTTAAGAAGCTGGAGCAGATCGAGCATCTCGGATATAGTAATATGCCGGTATGTATGGCGAAAACGCCTTATTCTTTCTCCGATCAGCCTGCATTGCTCGGTGCGCCGGAAGGCTTTACCGTACAGGTCAAAGATATTACGCTGTCGGCTGGAGCGGGCTTCGTTGTCGTCCATACCGGGAACATCGTCACGATGCCTGGATTGCCGAAGGTTCCGGCAGCAGAGCGAATCTATCTGGATGAGTCGGGAAAAGTGAATGGATTAGTATAA
- a CDS encoding GNAT family N-acetyltransferase, whose product MEIRQLVAEEFDISMDLGEYAFQYKLSPVERTERRTRFKPEQTWGAFENGQLLAKLVLLPLQIYIHGKPFDMGGLAGVSSWPENRRSGLVRGLLTQALNVMKDQGQMISCLNPFSFAYYRKFGWELMTEHRKYTLPVNQFPARKNFEGRVRRDLRDVALLDQIYRPFAQRYNGTLLRDRDWWERSVLDEDGHDVVYFSENGTPQGYALYNVANRELTIEEFVYHNEMAREALWTYFANHDSMVNQAVIQFVPMDDFLPYLLDNPRFNQEIIPYFMARIVDAAPFINDYPFQASEAETTLKLQIEDTTAPWNHGVWQLHVSPEGRGQLSKIGEASAEAELTCDIQTLTTMLIGYRRPQEMYRYGRLAGKETGVAALERIIPHGTTYLMDSF is encoded by the coding sequence ATGGAAATCAGACAATTGGTTGCAGAAGAATTCGATATTAGCATGGATTTGGGAGAATATGCGTTTCAGTACAAGTTGTCTCCTGTTGAACGGACTGAACGGAGAACCCGTTTCAAGCCGGAGCAGACTTGGGGAGCTTTTGAGAATGGGCAGTTGCTCGCGAAGCTTGTGCTTCTGCCGTTGCAAATCTATATTCATGGCAAGCCCTTTGATATGGGCGGCCTCGCCGGAGTATCTTCCTGGCCGGAGAATCGTCGCAGTGGCTTGGTGCGCGGTTTGCTTACCCAGGCGTTAAACGTTATGAAAGATCAGGGCCAGATGATCTCTTGTCTGAATCCCTTCTCCTTCGCTTATTATCGTAAGTTCGGTTGGGAGCTAATGACCGAGCATCGGAAATATACCCTTCCGGTGAATCAATTTCCGGCGCGCAAGAACTTTGAGGGCAGAGTCAGAAGAGATCTGAGGGACGTCGCGCTGTTGGACCAAATATACAGGCCTTTTGCGCAGAGATATAATGGTACGCTCCTGCGTGATCGCGATTGGTGGGAGAGGTCGGTACTGGATGAGGATGGACATGATGTTGTCTATTTCTCGGAGAATGGCACTCCACAAGGATACGCTCTTTACAATGTTGCGAACCGTGAGCTGACAATCGAGGAATTTGTCTACCATAACGAGATGGCCCGTGAAGCATTGTGGACATACTTCGCTAACCACGATTCCATGGTGAATCAAGCGGTGATCCAATTCGTCCCCATGGATGATTTCTTGCCATACCTGCTCGATAACCCGCGCTTCAATCAGGAGATTATTCCTTATTTCATGGCCCGGATTGTCGATGCCGCTCCGTTTATTAATGATTATCCATTCCAGGCATCGGAGGCAGAGACTACACTTAAGCTGCAGATTGAAGATACGACAGCGCCGTGGAACCATGGGGTTTGGCAGCTTCACGTATCGCCTGAGGGAAGAGGGCAACTAAGCAAGATTGGCGAAGCTTCGGCTGAAGCCGAGCTCACTTGTGATATCCAGACCTTGACGACGATGCTCATAGGATATAGACGTCCGCAAGAAATGTACCGTTACGGCCGATTGGCCGGGAAGGAGACAGGCGTTGCCGCGCTGGAGCGCATCATTCCACACGGAACGACTTATCTGATGGACTCATTTTAA